A section of the Amycolatopsis sp. AA4 genome encodes:
- a CDS encoding serine hydrolase: MLTHTGGLDSNHFVDTGRDDDAIEKFVATLADAGHLFPPGKVFSYSNSGYAVLGRLVEVLRGKTFHDALRERLATPLGLSTVAVDPYEAILHRAAVGHVEAEGGLAPTKSWAVRYFSTPSGSHLAMSARDLLEFVRLHLTDHTLAELREPQLESVPDFGGGVLGWGLGWMLYQDGVAGHTGVSKGQKAFLRVVPSAGVAMAVLTNSANAEPLAHELFSTVLRDLAGVETAPLPVPPANPAPLDADRMCGTYRTTLHDIALTVENNRAFLTYHPRGETAGKRVEVVRLNDRAIITVEPTFTGHQVLSLIGSDGHGRARFLHNGAAAYRVS; the protein is encoded by the coding sequence CTGCTCACCCACACTGGCGGCCTCGACAGCAATCACTTCGTCGACACCGGCCGCGACGACGACGCGATCGAGAAGTTCGTCGCCACCCTCGCCGACGCGGGTCATCTCTTTCCCCCGGGCAAGGTTTTCTCCTACTCCAACAGCGGATATGCGGTCCTCGGCAGACTGGTGGAAGTCCTGCGCGGCAAGACCTTCCACGACGCGCTCCGCGAACGGCTGGCGACCCCGCTGGGGCTTTCGACCGTCGCCGTCGACCCCTACGAAGCGATCCTGCACCGCGCCGCGGTCGGCCATGTCGAAGCCGAAGGAGGACTCGCGCCGACGAAGAGCTGGGCAGTCCGCTATTTCTCCACGCCCAGCGGCTCGCATCTCGCGATGAGCGCCCGCGACCTTCTGGAATTCGTCCGGCTGCACCTCACCGACCACACGCTCGCGGAACTGCGCGAACCCCAGCTCGAATCCGTCCCGGACTTCGGCGGCGGAGTCCTCGGCTGGGGGCTCGGCTGGATGCTGTACCAGGACGGCGTCGCAGGACACACCGGCGTCTCCAAAGGCCAGAAGGCTTTTCTGCGTGTCGTCCCCTCAGCCGGCGTGGCGATGGCCGTGCTGACCAACAGCGCGAACGCCGAACCGCTGGCCCACGAACTCTTCAGCACAGTGCTCCGGGACCTCGCCGGCGTCGAGACGGCACCGCTTCCGGTGCCGCCGGCGAACCCCGCTCCCCTCGACGCGGACCGGATGTGCGGCACTTACCGCACCACCTTGCACGACATCGCACTGACCGTCGAAAACAACCGAGCGTTCCTCACCTACCACCCACGCGGCGAGACCGCCGGAAAACGCGTCGAGGTCGTCCGCCTGAACGACCGCGCGATCATCACCGTCGAACCGACGTTCACCGGCCATCAGGTCCTGTCGCTGATCGGCTCCGACGGGCACGGCCGCGCCCGCTTCCTGCACAACGGCGCCGCCGCGTACCGGGTCAGCTGA
- a CDS encoding DUF6314 family protein has translation MGFPINDLTGYFSGEWQLAREIVDVDGAAMGEASGRATFTSDDGVLVYHESGELQLGAHRGPFVRTLHYRPAGGSRAAVHFDHGGFFHDLDLATGEWTADHPCAADWYRGAYRVLDHRRWEQEWVVTGPAKDHVITSRFTRVDKRSS, from the coding sequence GTGGGTTTTCCGATCAATGACCTGACCGGGTACTTCTCCGGCGAATGGCAGCTCGCGCGCGAAATCGTCGACGTCGACGGGGCGGCGATGGGCGAGGCGAGCGGCCGCGCGACGTTCACCTCGGACGACGGCGTGCTCGTCTACCACGAATCGGGAGAACTGCAGCTCGGAGCGCATCGCGGACCGTTCGTCCGGACGCTGCATTACCGGCCCGCCGGCGGCTCGCGCGCCGCCGTGCACTTCGACCACGGCGGGTTCTTCCACGATCTCGACCTGGCGACCGGGGAGTGGACGGCCGATCATCCGTGCGCGGCCGACTGGTACCGAGGCGCGTACCGCGTGCTCGACCATCGCCGGTGGGAACAGGAATGGGTGGTGACCGGTCCGGCCAAGGATCACGTGATCACCAGCCGGTTCACCCGGGTCGACAAGCGGTCTTCCTGA
- the recQ gene encoding DNA helicase RecQ, translating into MAHPDLAEQATRSPALETLQRVFGYDAFRGDQAEIVEHVISGGDALVLMPTGGGKSLCYQIPALVRPGVGVVISPLIALMQDQVDALRNVGVRAGFLNSTQDFAQRQEVEAAFVAGELDLLYLAPERLSVESTVRLLDRGKIALFAIDEAHCVSQWGHDFRPDYLMLSSLHERWPDVPRIALTATATEATHKEISQRLGLDEAKHFVASFDRPNIQYRIVPKNSPQKQLLELLRTEHQGDAGIVYCLSRASVEKTADFLVQNGIPALPYHAGLDKGTRAANQSRFLREEGLVVVATIAFGMGIDKPDVRFVAHLDLPKSVEGYYQETGRAGRDGLPSTAWLAYGLQDVVQQRKMIDNSEGDERHRRLQAQHLHAMLALCETVDCRRTQILAYFGQSGQPCGNCDTCLNPPESWDGTIAAQKLLSTVVRLRNERRQKFGAGQIIDILLGKTTPKVTQFQHDTLKVFGIGTELREQEWRAVVRQLLARNLLAVEGDYGSLVLTEGSAAVLNGSLEVQLRREPERPARAPRTSRRTPAAPIDMPAEAEPLFERLRAWRAATAKEQGVPAYVIFHDATLRQIAAMRPTTLDVLGTVSGVGESKLAKYGESVLATLAEE; encoded by the coding sequence GTGGCGCACCCCGACCTGGCCGAGCAGGCCACCCGCTCCCCCGCTCTCGAAACCCTGCAGCGCGTCTTCGGCTACGACGCGTTCCGCGGCGACCAGGCGGAGATCGTCGAGCACGTGATCTCCGGCGGCGACGCGCTGGTGCTCATGCCCACCGGCGGCGGGAAATCGCTGTGCTACCAGATCCCGGCGCTGGTGCGGCCGGGCGTCGGCGTGGTGATCTCGCCGCTCATCGCGCTGATGCAGGACCAGGTCGACGCGCTGCGCAACGTCGGCGTGCGCGCCGGATTCCTCAACTCCACGCAGGATTTCGCGCAGCGGCAGGAGGTCGAGGCGGCCTTCGTCGCGGGCGAACTGGACCTGCTCTACCTCGCGCCCGAACGGCTGTCGGTCGAATCCACCGTGCGGCTGCTCGACCGCGGCAAGATCGCCCTGTTCGCGATCGACGAGGCGCACTGCGTCTCCCAGTGGGGCCACGATTTCCGGCCCGACTACCTGATGCTGTCCTCGCTGCACGAACGCTGGCCGGACGTGCCCCGGATCGCGCTCACGGCCACCGCGACCGAGGCCACGCACAAGGAAATCTCGCAGCGGCTCGGCCTGGACGAGGCGAAGCATTTCGTCGCGAGCTTCGACCGGCCGAACATCCAGTACCGGATCGTGCCGAAGAACTCGCCGCAGAAGCAGCTGCTCGAACTCCTGCGCACCGAGCACCAGGGCGACGCCGGAATCGTCTACTGCCTGTCGCGCGCGTCGGTGGAGAAAACGGCGGATTTCCTGGTGCAGAACGGAATTCCGGCGCTGCCCTATCACGCCGGGCTCGACAAGGGGACCCGCGCGGCGAACCAGTCGAGGTTCCTGCGCGAGGAGGGGCTCGTCGTGGTCGCCACGATCGCGTTCGGCATGGGCATCGACAAGCCCGACGTGCGGTTTGTCGCACACCTGGACCTGCCGAAGTCCGTGGAAGGCTATTACCAGGAAACCGGCCGAGCGGGCCGCGATGGCCTGCCGTCGACCGCCTGGCTCGCGTACGGGCTGCAAGACGTGGTGCAGCAACGCAAAATGATCGACAACTCCGAAGGCGACGAGCGGCATCGCCGCCTGCAGGCCCAGCACCTGCACGCGATGCTGGCGCTGTGCGAGACGGTCGACTGCCGGCGGACGCAGATCCTCGCGTACTTCGGCCAATCCGGGCAGCCGTGCGGGAACTGCGACACCTGCCTGAACCCGCCGGAGAGCTGGGACGGCACCATCGCCGCACAGAAGCTGCTGTCCACAGTGGTCCGTCTGCGCAACGAACGGCGGCAGAAATTCGGCGCCGGCCAGATCATCGACATCCTGCTGGGCAAGACGACGCCGAAGGTCACCCAGTTCCAGCACGACACGCTGAAGGTCTTCGGCATCGGCACCGAACTGCGCGAACAAGAGTGGCGCGCGGTGGTGCGGCAGCTGCTGGCGCGCAACCTGCTTGCGGTGGAAGGGGATTACGGGTCGCTGGTGCTGACCGAAGGTTCGGCGGCGGTGCTGAACGGGTCCCTGGAAGTACAGCTGCGCCGCGAACCCGAGCGCCCGGCGCGTGCCCCGCGAACGTCCCGCCGCACGCCGGCCGCTCCGATCGACATGCCCGCGGAAGCGGAACCGTTGTTCGAGCGCCTGCGCGCTTGGCGGGCGGCTACGGCGAAGGAACAGGGTGTCCCGGCGTACGTGATCTTCCACGACGCCACGCTGCGCCAGATCGCCGCGATGAGGCCGACGACGCTCGACGTGCTGGGCACGGTGAGCGGCGTCGGCGAGAGCAAGCTGGCCAAATACGGGGAGAGCGTGCTCGCGACACTGGCCGAGGAGTGA
- the mgrA gene encoding L-glyceraldehyde 3-phosphate reductase — protein MTYAAADARYDSMPYRRCGRSGLKLPAISLGLWHNFGNDRPLTVQRDIVRRAFDLGITHFDLANNYGPPYGSAEENFGRLLASDLKPYRDELVVSTKAGYDMWPGPYGEWGSRKYLLASLDQSLGRMGLDYVDIFYSHRFDPETPLEETVGALDRAVRSGKALYVGISSYNSARTAEAAQLLRELGTPLLIHQPSYSMFNRWTEADDLLGTLEQVGAGCIAFSPLAQGLLTDKYLAGVPSDSRAAQGKSLNPDTITEEKLGKIRALGEIAARRGQTLAQLALAWALRDPRMTSLVIGASSVKQLEDNVAALDNLSFTAEELAEIDQHATEEGINIWKRSSDG, from the coding sequence GTGACTTACGCTGCCGCTGACGCCCGTTACGATTCGATGCCCTACCGCCGCTGCGGGCGCAGCGGCCTGAAGCTGCCCGCGATCTCGCTCGGGCTCTGGCACAACTTCGGGAACGACCGCCCGCTCACCGTCCAGCGCGACATCGTCCGGCGCGCCTTCGACCTCGGCATCACGCATTTCGACCTGGCCAACAACTACGGCCCGCCCTACGGCAGCGCCGAGGAGAACTTCGGCAGGCTGCTGGCGAGCGACCTCAAGCCGTACCGCGACGAGCTCGTCGTCTCGACCAAGGCGGGCTACGACATGTGGCCCGGGCCGTACGGCGAATGGGGTTCGCGGAAGTACCTGCTGGCGAGCCTCGACCAGTCGCTCGGCCGGATGGGGCTCGACTACGTCGACATCTTCTACTCGCACCGGTTCGACCCGGAGACGCCGCTGGAGGAGACCGTCGGCGCGCTCGACCGCGCGGTCCGGTCCGGCAAGGCGTTGTACGTCGGGATCTCGTCCTACAACTCCGCGCGGACCGCGGAAGCCGCGCAGCTGCTGCGCGAACTGGGCACGCCGCTGCTGATCCACCAGCCGTCGTACTCGATGTTCAACCGCTGGACCGAGGCCGACGACCTGCTCGGGACACTGGAGCAGGTCGGCGCGGGCTGCATCGCGTTCTCGCCGCTGGCGCAGGGATTGCTGACGGACAAGTACCTCGCCGGGGTGCCCTCGGATTCGCGCGCGGCGCAAGGGAAATCGCTGAACCCGGACACGATCACCGAGGAGAAGCTCGGCAAGATCCGGGCGCTGGGCGAGATCGCGGCGCGACGGGGGCAGACACTGGCGCAGCTGGCGCTGGCGTGGGCGCTGCGGGATCCGCGGATGACGTCGCTGGTGATCGGGGCCAGCAGCGTGAAGCAGCTGGAAGACAACGTGGCCGCGCTGGACAACCTGTCGTTCACCGCGGAGGAGCTGGCCGAAATCGACCAGCACGCCACCGAAGAAGGCATCAACATCTGGAAGCGGTCTTCGGACGGCTGA
- a CDS encoding MoxR family ATPase, giving the protein MGTGFFSSVDDVSAQLAEAGYLASTAVATTVFLADRLGKPLLVEGPAGVGKTALATAVAEVTGSRLVRLQCYEGIDEARALYEWNHAKQLLRITAGRDETWDEARTDIFGEEFLLRRPLLTAISGTEPTVLLIDETDKADVEIEGLLLEVLGDFQVTVPELGTITATQQPFVVLTSNATRELSEALRRRCLFLHIDFPDEDLEREIVRLKVPGIEAALADSVVRVIAALRAMDLRKLPSVAETVDWARTLLELGAGALDERVVRESLGVVLKHQDDIAKAGAGLRLDQVLDAS; this is encoded by the coding sequence GTGGGCACCGGGTTTTTCTCGTCCGTCGACGACGTGTCGGCGCAGCTGGCCGAGGCCGGGTACCTCGCGTCGACCGCGGTCGCGACCACGGTGTTCCTCGCCGACCGGCTGGGGAAGCCGCTGCTCGTCGAGGGTCCGGCCGGGGTCGGCAAGACCGCGCTGGCCACGGCGGTCGCCGAGGTCACCGGCTCGCGGCTGGTGCGGCTGCAGTGCTACGAGGGCATCGACGAGGCCCGCGCGCTGTACGAGTGGAACCACGCGAAGCAGCTGCTGCGGATCACCGCGGGCCGCGACGAGACGTGGGACGAGGCGCGCACCGACATTTTCGGCGAGGAGTTCCTGCTGCGCCGCCCGCTGCTCACCGCGATTTCCGGCACCGAGCCGACCGTGCTGCTGATCGACGAGACGGACAAGGCCGACGTCGAGATCGAGGGCCTGCTGCTGGAGGTGCTCGGCGATTTCCAGGTGACCGTGCCCGAACTCGGCACGATCACCGCGACGCAGCAGCCGTTCGTGGTGCTGACGTCGAACGCGACGCGCGAGCTGTCCGAGGCGCTGCGGCGGCGGTGCCTGTTCCTGCACATCGATTTCCCGGACGAGGACCTGGAACGCGAGATCGTCCGGCTGAAGGTGCCCGGCATCGAGGCCGCGCTGGCGGATTCGGTGGTGCGGGTGATCGCCGCGCTGCGGGCGATGGACCTGCGGAAACTGCCGTCGGTGGCGGAGACCGTCGACTGGGCGCGCACGCTGCTGGAGCTGGGCGCGGGCGCGCTCGACGAGCGGGTGGTGCGCGAAAGCCTCGGCGTCGTGCTGAAGCACCAGGACGACATCGCGAAGGCCGGGGCCGGACTGCGTCTCGACCAGGTGCTGGACGCGTCGTGA
- the add gene encoding adenosine deaminase, whose translation MRDLSALPKVHLHVHLESTIRPGTLKELADVHGVHVPDKPAAFDGFRAFADRNSLTRSCLREAGDFERIAREFCADEAAQGTRYVEVTFTAASHGERVGDLELPLHAVLKGLSEGGKAHGLHWKLILDHSRRRSVERAMKTLELAQRHEEVIAIGMAGEERHSLAPFREVLVRAREAGLHLVHHAGEDAGPDSVREAIEIGGAERIGHGIRILQDPALTEQVAESGLALEVCPASNVALGLVPTLPEHPLPRLVEAGLKVTLNTDVPDVTGTTITDEFTRAREVFGYADAQLAQLAGNAVEASFAPEETKAVLRKEIDSWLTSAAGA comes from the coding sequence GTGCGCGATCTTTCGGCCCTTCCCAAGGTGCATCTCCACGTCCACCTCGAGAGCACCATCCGTCCTGGCACGCTCAAGGAGCTCGCGGACGTCCACGGGGTCCATGTGCCGGACAAGCCCGCGGCGTTCGACGGGTTTCGGGCGTTCGCCGATCGCAACAGTCTCACGCGGTCGTGTTTGCGCGAAGCCGGGGATTTCGAGCGGATCGCGCGCGAGTTCTGCGCGGACGAAGCCGCTCAAGGGACGAGGTACGTCGAGGTCACCTTCACCGCTGCCTCGCACGGGGAACGGGTCGGTGACCTCGAACTTCCGCTCCACGCGGTCCTCAAAGGACTGTCGGAGGGCGGGAAAGCGCACGGGCTGCACTGGAAGCTCATCCTTGACCACTCACGGCGGAGGTCGGTCGAGCGAGCGATGAAGACCTTGGAACTGGCTCAGCGGCACGAAGAGGTCATCGCGATCGGGATGGCCGGCGAGGAAAGGCACTCGCTGGCTCCGTTCCGGGAGGTGCTCGTCCGGGCGCGCGAGGCGGGGCTGCATCTCGTGCACCACGCGGGCGAGGACGCCGGGCCGGACAGCGTCCGTGAGGCGATCGAAATCGGGGGCGCGGAGCGGATCGGCCACGGGATCCGCATCCTGCAGGACCCGGCGTTGACCGAACAGGTGGCGGAAAGCGGGCTCGCGCTTGAGGTGTGCCCGGCGTCGAACGTCGCGCTCGGGCTGGTTCCGACGCTCCCGGAGCACCCGCTCCCCCGGCTGGTCGAGGCGGGGCTCAAGGTCACGCTCAACACTGATGTCCCGGACGTCACCGGCACCACGATCACCGACGAATTCACTCGGGCGAGGGAAGTTTTCGGTTACGCCGACGCGCAACTAGCCCAGCTGGCCGGCAACGCGGTGGAGGCATCGTTCGCTCCGGAGGAGACCAAAGCGGTGCTGCGCAAGGAGATCGACAGCTGGCTCACGTCGGCAGCAGGCGCGTGA
- a CDS encoding VWA domain-containing protein yields the protein MTAAPGLTGRLAEFVRALRAQGIPAGPGETADAAAALEVLGLDDRELVREGLAAALVRRGGQRTVFDAAFDLYFPAGVGAPELARENPPRDREELREALAAALAEGDDQALDQLAGLAVDLLGQYGVGTGPGGGYSAHQTLDRLQPQTLIAQVLAAVRGSGASDEFTDRLTRDEIRRRVEGFRGRVRTEARRRAAELRGRERIAKHAIAPAADRVDFLLASRTQLAELRRTIQPLSRKLATRLAARRKRTTRGQIDLRRTLRRSLSTGGVPLRPAYRHRRPGRPEIILLCDLSGSVAGFANFTMLLVQALRDQFSKIRVFGFVDSTDEVTHLVDTGAADPEQLGARMLSEAAVVRWDGHSDYGRALGQFTSHWLDAVGPRTSVLILGDARTNGGDPNLDAVRAIRSRARHVHWLNPERRALWGTGDSAAPDYAELVEMHECRNAQQLGVLVTRLLPT from the coding sequence GTGACCGCCGCGCCGGGCCTGACCGGACGGCTCGCCGAGTTCGTGCGGGCCTTGCGGGCGCAAGGCATCCCGGCCGGTCCGGGCGAGACGGCCGACGCGGCGGCCGCGCTGGAAGTGCTCGGCCTGGACGACCGCGAGCTGGTCCGCGAAGGGCTCGCCGCCGCGCTGGTCCGCCGGGGCGGGCAGCGGACGGTGTTCGACGCCGCGTTCGACCTGTACTTCCCGGCCGGCGTCGGCGCGCCGGAACTGGCGCGCGAGAACCCGCCGCGGGACCGCGAGGAACTGCGCGAAGCCCTCGCCGCCGCCTTGGCCGAAGGCGACGACCAGGCGCTCGACCAGCTCGCCGGACTCGCCGTGGACCTGCTGGGCCAGTACGGCGTCGGAACCGGCCCCGGCGGCGGATACTCCGCGCACCAAACGCTGGACCGGCTGCAGCCGCAGACGCTCATCGCGCAGGTGCTCGCCGCGGTGCGCGGCTCCGGCGCCTCCGACGAGTTCACCGACCGGCTCACCCGCGACGAAATCCGCCGCCGCGTCGAAGGTTTCCGCGGCCGGGTGCGGACCGAAGCGCGCCGCCGAGCCGCCGAACTGCGCGGCCGCGAACGGATCGCCAAACACGCCATCGCCCCCGCCGCCGACCGCGTCGACTTCCTTCTGGCCAGCCGCACGCAATTGGCCGAGCTTCGGCGCACGATCCAGCCGCTGTCGCGGAAACTCGCCACCAGACTCGCCGCGCGCCGCAAACGCACCACACGCGGCCAGATCGACTTGCGCCGAACGCTGCGTCGTTCACTTTCCACTGGCGGCGTGCCCTTGCGGCCAGCCTACCGGCACCGGCGCCCCGGCCGCCCGGAAATCATCCTCCTGTGCGATCTTTCCGGTTCGGTGGCGGGTTTCGCGAACTTCACCATGCTGCTGGTGCAAGCTTTGCGGGACCAGTTCAGCAAAATCCGCGTTTTCGGTTTCGTCGACAGCACCGACGAGGTGACGCACCTCGTGGACACTGGCGCCGCCGATCCCGAACAGCTGGGCGCACGGATGCTCAGCGAAGCCGCGGTCGTCCGCTGGGACGGACACAGCGATTACGGCCGCGCGCTAGGACAATTCACTTCGCACTGGCTGGACGCCGTCGGCCCGCGCACGTCCGTCCTCATCCTCGGCGACGCCCGCACGAACGGCGGCGACCCGAACCTCGACGCCGTCCGCGCGATCCGGTCCCGCGCCCGGCACGTCCACTGGCTGAACCCCGAACGCCGGGCGCTGTGGGGGACCGGCGATTCGGCCGCGCCCGACTACGCGGAGCTGGTGGAGATGCACGAATGCCGGAACGCGCAGCAGCTGGGCGTGCTCGTCACGCGCCTGCTGCCGACGTGA
- a CDS encoding NUDIX hydrolase yields the protein MGGVGGGDDPRGPRLIMTDRQARHCGDEAGFARDLRDEGEPEAEFNPGIAARFPRKNTAAGVLARDESGRILFVCPTYKPFLEIPGGLVEDDESPLAACRREVREELGIDVTVGRLLVVDWLPTHGVWRDSVQFVFDGGVLSRDQIGAIRLASDELSRFEFLALESAQSQLRPSKARRIALAHQAVSAGETVYGEFGRRLG from the coding sequence ATGGGCGGCGTGGGCGGCGGAGACGATCCGCGCGGCCCGCGGCTGATCATGACTGACCGTCAAGCCCGCCACTGCGGCGACGAAGCGGGGTTCGCGCGCGATCTCCGGGACGAGGGCGAGCCGGAGGCCGAGTTCAATCCCGGCATCGCGGCCCGGTTTCCGCGCAAGAACACGGCGGCGGGAGTGCTGGCCCGCGACGAATCCGGCCGGATCCTGTTCGTCTGCCCGACCTACAAGCCGTTCCTGGAAATCCCGGGCGGCTTGGTCGAAGACGACGAATCACCGCTGGCGGCGTGCCGTCGAGAGGTCCGCGAAGAACTCGGCATCGACGTCACGGTGGGACGCCTGCTCGTGGTCGATTGGCTGCCGACACACGGCGTTTGGCGGGACAGCGTGCAGTTCGTCTTCGACGGCGGGGTGCTGAGCCGCGACCAGATCGGGGCCATCCGCTTGGCCTCGGACGAGCTGAGCCGGTTCGAGTTCCTTGCCCTCGAGAGCGCGCAATCGCAATTGCGGCCGTCCAAAGCGCGGCGAATCGCCCTGGCGCACCAAGCGGTTTCGGCCGGCGAGACGGTCTACGGCGAGTTCGGCCGGAGGCTCGGGTAG
- a CDS encoding antitoxin, translating into MALMKKLTMLAGAAGAVSYVRKNPEKVNEAVGKAARFVDEKTNGRYHSQIAGAVRKVSDTTRARAAE; encoded by the coding sequence ATGGCTTTGATGAAGAAACTCACCATGCTGGCGGGCGCCGCGGGCGCGGTGTCGTATGTGCGGAAGAACCCGGAAAAGGTGAACGAGGCTGTGGGCAAGGCAGCGCGCTTCGTGGACGAGAAGACGAACGGTCGGTATCACTCGCAGATCGCGGGAGCTGTCCGGAAGGTCTCGGACACGACTCGCGCCCGGGCGGCTGAGTGA
- a CDS encoding PadR family transcriptional regulator, with translation MTLRHAVLGLLAGAPGSGYDLLKRFETAMASVWTATQSQLYGELGKLEGADLIEVSAAGPRGRKEYAITDAGRAELRKWLLEERPPQARRNEMLLRVYFLGEVSPEEARGFLSRHGAFAEGLGEELAALEASIDWDDSDPSLYGRLALEWGKRYAAMEREWAAWAAETIRAARG, from the coding sequence ATGACCTTGCGACACGCGGTGCTCGGGTTGCTCGCCGGCGCCCCCGGAAGCGGCTACGACCTGCTGAAACGCTTCGAAACGGCGATGGCGAGCGTCTGGACGGCCACGCAGAGCCAGCTGTACGGAGAGCTGGGCAAGCTGGAGGGCGCGGACTTGATCGAGGTCTCCGCGGCGGGCCCGCGGGGCCGCAAGGAGTACGCGATCACCGACGCCGGGCGCGCGGAACTGCGCAAGTGGCTGCTGGAGGAGCGGCCGCCGCAAGCCCGGCGCAACGAGATGCTGCTGCGGGTGTACTTCCTGGGTGAGGTCAGCCCGGAGGAGGCGCGGGGATTCCTGTCCCGGCACGGCGCTTTCGCCGAGGGGCTGGGCGAGGAACTGGCGGCCTTGGAGGCGTCGATCGACTGGGACGACAGCGATCCGTCGCTGTACGGCCGCCTCGCGCTGGAATGGGGCAAGCGGTACGCGGCGATGGAACGCGAATGGGCGGCGTGGGCGGCGGAGACGATCCGCGCGGCCCGCGGCTGA
- a CDS encoding serine hydrolase domain-containing protein has translation MGWGPSELIAKYDVPGAQVAVLAGDEILDEAAGVLSLRTRVETTTDSVFKIGSITKIWTATLIQQLVCDDLLDLDRPVRDYLPGFRGWATRPPPTP, from the coding sequence ATGGGGTGGGGCCCGAGCGAGCTCATCGCGAAGTACGACGTACCGGGCGCGCAGGTCGCGGTACTGGCTGGCGACGAGATCCTGGACGAGGCCGCAGGCGTCTTGAGCCTCCGCACGCGAGTCGAGACCACGACCGACTCGGTCTTCAAGATCGGTTCGATCACCAAGATCTGGACGGCCACGCTGATCCAGCAGCTGGTCTGCGACGACCTGCTGGATCTCGACCGTCCCGTCCGCGACTACCTGCCCGGTTTCCGCGGCTGGGCGACCCGGCCGCCGCCGACTCCCTGA
- a CDS encoding DUF664 domain-containing protein, with the protein MNVADLLADGFGRVREVVHQAVDGLTAEQLAARPGPDANSIGWLVWHLARVQDDHVADVAGTDQLWTAQDWREKFDLPFPAGDIGYGHSSEDVAKVQPQSPDLLTGYYDAVHEHTVSWVATLDEAALDRVVDKAWNPPVTLGVRLVSVLSDDLQHAGQAAYVRGLLLD; encoded by the coding sequence ATGAATGTGGCCGATCTGCTCGCAGACGGATTCGGCCGGGTGCGGGAAGTGGTGCACCAGGCAGTAGACGGGCTGACCGCGGAGCAACTGGCGGCGCGCCCCGGCCCGGACGCCAACTCGATCGGCTGGCTGGTCTGGCATTTGGCGAGGGTGCAAGACGACCATGTCGCGGACGTAGCGGGCACCGACCAGCTCTGGACGGCACAGGACTGGCGCGAGAAATTCGACCTGCCGTTCCCGGCCGGCGACATCGGCTACGGGCACAGCAGCGAGGACGTGGCCAAGGTGCAGCCGCAGTCGCCGGATCTGCTCACCGGCTACTACGACGCCGTGCACGAGCACACGGTGTCCTGGGTGGCCACCCTCGACGAGGCGGCGCTGGACCGCGTGGTCGACAAAGCCTGGAACCCGCCGGTGACGCTGGGAGTCCGGCTGGTCAGCGTGCTGTCCGACGACCTCCAGCACGCGGGACAGGCCGCCTACGTGAGGGGGTTGCTGCTGGACTGA